The following are encoded together in the Capsicum annuum cultivar UCD-10X-F1 unplaced genomic scaffold, UCD10Xv1.1 ctg79151, whole genome shotgun sequence genome:
- the LOC124895003 gene encoding alpha-crystallin domain-containing protein 22.3-like codes for MSLSQLYEHKEQSICSQMLDVGMSNTSNSQLKNLASQSSMPNSGEANSSIPLHPQPLNVDPSSGIHVQREWDNLINHANGGVALTGSDLLGKVGPLIGSVDITESEVAYVFRVSLPGVARDESKFYI; via the exons ATGAGTTTGTCTCAACTTTATGAACACAAGGAGCAATCCATTTGTTCACAAATGTTAGACGTTGGCATGTCAAATACGTCTAATTCTCAGCTCAAAAACTT AGCATCTCAGTCTTCTATGCCGAATTCTGGTGAAGCTAATAGTTCAATTCCACTGCATCCTCAACCGCTTAATGTGGACCCATCATCTGGTATCCATGT CCAGAGAGAGTGGGACAATCTTATAAATCATGCTAATGGTGGGGTTGCCCTTACTGGATCGGATTTGTTAGGAAAGGTTGGGCCACTCATTGGTTCAGTTGATATAACTGAATCTGAAGTTGCTTATGTATTTCGTGTTTCACTTCCTGGTGTTGCTAGGGATGAAAGTAAGTTCTATATATGA
- the LOC124895002 gene encoding alpha-crystallin domain-containing protein 22.3-like has protein sequence MDSSWRASQSSVPNSGESSSSIPLHPQPLNVAPISWYSSTPDINAGSVSVEAITLPSKRSNSQRHAGGQPAVVFFSAYPAKEEWDNLLNHANGGVALTGSALYGKVGPFMGSVDIAESEDAYVFRVSLPGVARDEQVFRCDVGQNGRILIRGVSVTGERKVRRKNMVFNMQTQNLCPPGEFTVSFQLPGPIDYLNLSCNFGPDGIFEGIAKKKQQVL, from the exons ATGGATTCGAGTTGGAG AGCATCTCAGTCTTCTGTGCCGAATTCTGGTGAATCTAGTAGTTCAATTCCGCTGCATCCTCAACCGCTTAACGTGGCCCCCATCAGCTGGTATTCATCGACACCAGATATCAATGCTGGTTCAGTCTCAGTTGAAGCTATAACTTTGCCGTCCAAGCGTAGCAACTCTCAGCGGCATGCTGGGGGTCAGCCTGCAGTGGTTTTTTTTTCTGCTTATCCAGCCAAAGAGGAGTGGGACAATCTTTTAAATCATGCTAACGGTGGGGTTGCCCTTACTGGATCGGCTTTGTATGGAAAGGTTGGGCCATTCATGGGTTCAGTtgatatagctgaatctgaagaTGCTTATGTCTTCCGTGTTTCACTTCCCGGTGTTGCTAGGGATGAAC AAGTCTTTCGCTGTGATGTTGGACAAAATGGGAGAATTCTCATAAGAGGGGTGAGCGTGACCGGAGAGAGGAAGGTTCGCAGGAAGAATATGGTCTTTAATATGCAAACTCAGAACTTATGCCCACCGGGTGAATTTACCGTTTCATTCCAGCTACCAGGTCCAATTGATTATCTAAACTTGTCTTGTAATTTTGGACCTGATGGGATTTTTGAAGGCATTGCGAAGAAAAAACAGCAGGTCCTTTAA